One Ignavibacteriota bacterium DNA segment encodes these proteins:
- a CDS encoding thioredoxin family protein, whose product MTAIDRVLLSASITGALLLLGYALRFLWRSRVIAALRSGERGRSPGSSVPTLHYFWSGSCAPCKVQEAEIRELQTVLAAEGRAVALSRHDAVAEADLARRMRIVTVPTTLLIGADGQVVAWNPGLIGAHALLGQIRRHFGSPSG is encoded by the coding sequence ATGACGGCGATAGACAGAGTATTGCTGAGCGCGAGTATCACGGGCGCACTGCTCCTGCTGGGATATGCTCTTCGCTTTCTGTGGCGCTCACGCGTCATCGCTGCGTTGCGGTCCGGTGAACGCGGACGATCGCCCGGAAGCAGCGTTCCCACACTTCACTACTTCTGGTCCGGGAGTTGTGCTCCGTGCAAAGTCCAGGAAGCAGAGATCCGCGAGCTGCAGACGGTGCTTGCCGCTGAAGGAAGAGCAGTCGCCCTGTCACGCCACGACGCAGTGGCTGAAGCAGATCTCGCCCGGAGGATGCGCATCGTCACCGTGCCGACAACCCTGTTGATCGGCGCGGACGGGCAGGTCGTCGCATGGAATCCGGGCCTGATCGGTGCACACGCCTTGCTCGGGCAGATCCGGAGGCATTTCGGAAGCCCGTCAGGCTGA
- a CDS encoding DUF4395 domain-containing protein, producing the protein MAAKTVDTSALQFNQISIIVLVLAGYIFDFPILPAIVAVILLAGVIDQRLSLFQWIYRATILPAGVLTPRIVEDDGSAHRFAQMLGGVTLTAASVALFTGATAAGWILAWVVVVLAGVNLAFGFCAGCFLYYQIRKFRSAHAAGNTQGA; encoded by the coding sequence ATGGCAGCAAAGACCGTCGACACCTCCGCACTGCAGTTCAACCAGATCAGCATCATCGTGCTGGTCCTGGCGGGATACATCTTTGACTTCCCCATCCTCCCGGCCATCGTGGCAGTGATCCTGCTGGCAGGGGTCATCGATCAGCGATTGTCGCTTTTCCAGTGGATCTACAGGGCCACGATCCTGCCGGCCGGGGTTCTCACACCCCGGATCGTGGAAGACGACGGGTCCGCACACAGGTTCGCACAGATGCTTGGTGGGGTGACGCTGACCGCTGCTTCCGTCGCCCTGTTCACCGGCGCCACCGCTGCCGGCTGGATCCTCGCGTGGGTGGTCGTTGTCCTCGCGGGTGTGAACCTCGCCTTCGGATTCTGCGCTGGCTGCTTCCTCTATTATCAGATCCGGAAATTCCGGTCGGCGCACGCTGCCGGCAACACACAGGGAGCGTGA
- a CDS encoding dioxygenase, giving the protein MTMAVGSRLAPVLSIPHGGGPLPLMGDPGHQTMVDFLTRVPRELPRPEAILVISAHWEEMAPTVTSGAAPGLIYDYYGFPEESYHIQYPAPGQPALAHEIVRLLGVKQIECRPDGERGFDHGMFVPLKLMYPRADIPVVQLSLVEGLDPALHLAVGSALAPLRGQNVMILGSGFSFHNLRAFFSTGADAMDPGNEAFQNWVVQTCNSAAMTTEQRASALVHWEDAPSARYCHPREEHLLPLHVCAGAASGPAHIAFDDRILGKRAIGLLWQ; this is encoded by the coding sequence ATGACGATGGCAGTTGGATCCCGCTTAGCTCCTGTGCTTTCGATACCCCACGGTGGCGGCCCGCTCCCGCTGATGGGAGACCCCGGCCACCAGACCATGGTGGATTTCCTCACGCGCGTTCCGCGTGAACTCCCCCGCCCCGAAGCGATCCTGGTGATCAGCGCTCACTGGGAGGAAATGGCGCCCACCGTAACGAGCGGAGCCGCCCCGGGATTGATCTACGACTATTACGGTTTTCCCGAAGAGTCGTACCACATTCAGTACCCCGCCCCGGGGCAACCGGCTCTCGCGCATGAGATCGTACGGCTGCTGGGAGTGAAGCAGATCGAATGCCGCCCCGACGGCGAACGGGGCTTCGATCACGGCATGTTCGTGCCGCTCAAGCTGATGTACCCACGGGCGGATATCCCTGTCGTCCAGCTTTCCCTCGTCGAGGGGCTCGACCCTGCGCTCCATCTGGCGGTCGGCAGCGCGCTCGCACCGTTGCGTGGACAGAACGTCATGATCCTCGGCTCCGGATTTTCGTTCCACAACCTACGGGCGTTCTTTTCCACAGGGGCAGATGCCATGGATCCCGGCAACGAGGCGTTCCAGAACTGGGTCGTGCAGACCTGCAACAGCGCGGCAATGACAACCGAGCAACGCGCGTCCGCTCTGGTCCATTGGGAGGATGCGCCGTCCGCCAGGTATTGCCATCCGCGCGAAGAGCACCTGCTCCCCTTGCACGTATGCGCGGGCGCTGCCAGCGGACCGGCACACATCGCCTTCGACGACCGCATCCTCGGCAAACGAGCCATCGGACTCCTCTGGCAATGA
- a CDS encoding DUF4965 domain-containing protein produces MKLMILFILAATLPGITMAQPSGFRPPAVPLVTHDPYFSIWSFADRPQTDITRHWTGKTMGVFSMVSIDGACYRLLGPNPPDVPAMDGGALSVTPTSTSYVFDGAGVSITLTFLSPLLPDSLEILSRPLTYVTWSAQSTDGKPHAVKVYLEHTAELCINTHDQEVAWGRVRVKGMEVLRMGSSDQKILGKRGDDLRIDWGSVYLAVPHGQNGSGAIAPARVSRRAFRTTGTVPESDDLMMPRPANDDWIVQACAFDLRSVGSSPVSVHALLAYDDRYSIEFLRRRIPAYWTKGGKTIVDVLRDGEASYRTLAGVCAAFDRDLTRRCEERGGSEFARLCILAYRHTIAAHKLAIDLEGDAMLFPKENFSNGCISTVDVIYPSAPIFLAFNPALLEAMLRPVFEYARLPRWRFPFAPHDIGTYPLANGQVYGGGELDESDQMPVEESGNMIILTYALAKITKDRSFALRYRPLLQTWATYLKEKGLDPENQLCTDDFTGHLAHNTNLSVKAIVALGCYAKLCELAGEGAEASSYQALAKKYAVEWETMARDGDHYRLAFDRPGTWSMKYNLVWDRLLGLHLFSPEIATKELAYYRTKMQTYGLPLDNRAAFTKPEWMLWVATMSGDRTVVAEYARTIVAYVNATPDRVPFSDWYDTQTAKQCGFQARSVLGGLYIPLLDPVR; encoded by the coding sequence ATGAAACTGATGATCCTCTTCATCCTTGCCGCCACGCTTCCGGGTATCACGATGGCTCAACCCTCAGGTTTCCGTCCACCTGCGGTACCGCTCGTGACGCACGACCCGTACTTCAGCATCTGGTCCTTTGCTGACCGGCCTCAGACAGACATCACGCGGCATTGGACCGGCAAGACCATGGGCGTGTTCTCGATGGTGTCCATTGATGGTGCTTGCTACCGGCTGCTCGGACCGAATCCGCCTGATGTGCCGGCGATGGATGGTGGCGCGCTCAGCGTGACGCCGACGAGTACATCGTATGTGTTCGACGGTGCGGGGGTTTCCATCACCCTGACGTTCCTGAGTCCGCTTCTTCCGGATTCCCTCGAGATCCTCTCACGCCCGCTGACGTATGTCACCTGGTCGGCTCAGTCGACAGATGGCAAGCCTCATGCAGTGAAGGTCTACCTCGAGCATACCGCCGAGCTTTGTATCAACACCCACGATCAGGAAGTTGCCTGGGGGCGCGTGCGCGTGAAGGGGATGGAAGTGCTGAGGATGGGGTCCTCGGATCAGAAGATCCTTGGCAAGCGGGGGGATGACCTCCGCATCGATTGGGGCTCCGTGTACCTTGCGGTCCCGCACGGGCAGAATGGCAGCGGCGCCATCGCCCCCGCCCGGGTGTCCCGGCGAGCATTCCGGACGACCGGCACCGTACCGGAGTCGGACGATCTGATGATGCCCCGCCCGGCGAACGACGATTGGATCGTGCAGGCCTGTGCGTTCGATCTGCGATCGGTCGGCTCTTCCCCCGTGTCCGTCCACGCATTGCTCGCGTATGATGACCGGTACTCGATCGAGTTCCTCCGCCGGCGCATCCCTGCGTATTGGACGAAAGGGGGAAAGACGATCGTGGACGTGCTGCGCGACGGTGAGGCCTCGTACCGGACCCTCGCCGGTGTGTGCGCGGCGTTCGACCGCGACTTGACGCGGCGCTGTGAGGAAAGGGGCGGAAGTGAGTTCGCCCGGCTGTGCATCCTGGCGTACCGTCACACGATCGCTGCACACAAACTGGCGATCGATCTCGAGGGGGATGCGATGCTGTTTCCCAAAGAGAACTTCAGCAACGGCTGCATCAGCACCGTGGACGTCATCTATCCGTCGGCCCCGATCTTTCTCGCGTTCAATCCGGCCCTGCTGGAAGCGATGCTGAGGCCGGTCTTCGAATATGCGCGACTCCCGCGCTGGCGGTTTCCGTTCGCTCCGCATGATATCGGGACGTACCCGCTGGCCAACGGGCAGGTGTACGGCGGCGGTGAGCTTGATGAATCCGATCAGATGCCGGTGGAGGAATCCGGGAACATGATCATCCTGACATATGCTCTGGCAAAGATCACGAAGGACAGATCGTTCGCCCTGCGCTATCGTCCGCTGCTGCAGACATGGGCAACATATCTGAAGGAGAAAGGCCTCGATCCCGAGAACCAGTTGTGCACGGACGACTTCACCGGGCACCTGGCGCACAACACCAATCTGTCCGTGAAGGCGATCGTCGCGCTTGGCTGTTATGCGAAGTTGTGTGAGCTCGCGGGAGAGGGCGCGGAGGCGTCCTCGTATCAGGCCCTTGCGAAGAAGTATGCTGTGGAGTGGGAGACCATGGCGCGTGACGGCGACCACTATCGGCTCGCATTCGACCGGCCGGGGACGTGGAGTATGAAGTACAATCTCGTCTGGGACCGCCTGCTCGGGCTCCACCTCTTCTCGCCTGAGATCGCGACAAAGGAATTGGCGTATTACCGGACGAAGATGCAGACCTACGGGTTGCCACTGGACAACCGGGCGGCATTCACGAAACCGGAGTGGATGCTGTGGGTCGCGACGATGAGCGGCGACCGGACTGTTGTGGCAGAGTATGCGCGTACCATTGTTGCATACGTGAACGCCACACCCGACCGGGTTCCGTTCTCGGATTGGTATGATACACAGACAGCGAAGCAGTGCGGGTTTCAGGCGCGGAGCGTTCTGGGAGGGTTGTATATCCCGTTGCTGGATCCTGTGCGGTAG
- a CDS encoding DUF2817 domain-containing protein, whose protein sequence is MSSLGKHRHSTSLVVLLMLMSNGCSSSGIGRGSDPLADIGRHPGLWTECGRSVEGRAIVFREEGRGDSTVLVLGSMHGDEAAGGTVVVRLAEAFAAGAGDPLHRRIVFVPVVNPDGVERGTRWNAHGVDINRNFPTANWENGERKGIARHGTEPASEPETKLVMSLIDRFKPCLIITLHAALHVVNYDGPGKEIAERIGALNGYPVSGSIGYPTPGSLGTYAGLERQIPIITLELPGVSGDEGWEQNREALIKVLRDR, encoded by the coding sequence ATGAGTTCCCTTGGCAAACACCGGCACTCTACTTCCCTTGTAGTGCTTCTGATGCTGATGTCGAATGGTTGTTCTTCCTCGGGGATCGGCCGGGGGAGTGATCCGCTCGCCGACATCGGTCGCCACCCCGGACTCTGGACTGAGTGCGGTAGATCCGTGGAGGGGCGTGCCATCGTTTTCCGCGAAGAAGGGCGGGGCGACAGTACCGTGTTGGTGCTCGGGAGTATGCATGGCGACGAGGCCGCCGGCGGCACCGTTGTGGTGAGGTTGGCAGAGGCGTTCGCGGCGGGGGCGGGTGATCCGCTGCATCGGCGGATCGTGTTCGTGCCAGTGGTGAATCCGGATGGAGTGGAACGGGGGACCCGCTGGAATGCTCATGGCGTGGACATCAACAGGAACTTCCCTACAGCCAACTGGGAGAATGGAGAGCGGAAGGGGATCGCGCGCCACGGCACAGAACCAGCGTCGGAACCGGAAACGAAATTGGTGATGTCACTGATCGACCGCTTCAAGCCGTGCCTCATCATCACCCTGCACGCTGCTCTCCACGTTGTGAACTACGACGGGCCGGGGAAAGAGATCGCGGAGCGCATCGGTGCCCTCAACGGATATCCGGTGAGCGGTAGCATCGGGTATCCGACGCCGGGATCTCTTGGCACCTATGCCGGTCTGGAACGGCAGATCCCAATCATCACCCTGGAATTGCCGGGCGTCAGCGGCGATGAAGGGTGGGAGCAGAACAGGGAGGCGTTGATCAAGGTCTTGCGCGACCGCTGA
- a CDS encoding SDR family NAD(P)-dependent oxidoreductase — protein MKTALVTGGSGFIGSHLVELLLQKGYAVRCLLRKTSSTAWLKDLPITVIQGDVYDEQALAAAVAGVDYIYHSAGLTKAKEKSEYYRANAGGTRNLLQAAIRHAPNLSRFVQISSQTAAGPSPTATPITEDQSGEPITTYGKSKLQAEKECLALLDKLPITIVRPPAVFGPRDKDVFEFFATMQKGLQPVVGFGEKYVTLIHVKDLVRGIVMAGESPNSVGKTYFIGSKKTYGWKEVGQLTRKALGRGAVTLRVPEAGVYVIAAFAEFFSLFSSKPALINFEKARDMVQDYWTCDSAKAKRDFGYEQEITLEAGINDTIAWCRQQGWLK, from the coding sequence ATGAAAACAGCACTCGTTACCGGTGGCAGCGGCTTCATCGGCAGCCACCTTGTTGAACTCCTTCTTCAAAAGGGCTACGCAGTCCGTTGTCTCCTCAGGAAGACAAGCAGTACCGCCTGGCTCAAAGATCTCCCGATCACGGTCATCCAGGGGGATGTGTACGATGAGCAGGCGCTCGCCGCGGCAGTGGCCGGCGTCGACTATATCTATCATTCCGCAGGGCTGACCAAAGCCAAAGAGAAATCGGAATACTATCGGGCCAATGCCGGGGGGACGCGCAACCTCCTGCAGGCGGCGATCCGTCACGCGCCCAACCTGAGCCGTTTCGTACAGATCAGCAGCCAGACGGCGGCAGGCCCCAGCCCCACGGCAACACCGATCACCGAGGATCAATCCGGCGAACCCATCACCACGTATGGGAAGTCCAAACTCCAGGCGGAAAAGGAATGCCTCGCGCTGCTCGACAAACTACCGATCACCATCGTCCGCCCCCCCGCCGTCTTCGGTCCGCGGGACAAGGACGTGTTCGAGTTCTTTGCAACGATGCAGAAGGGGCTCCAGCCCGTGGTGGGTTTCGGGGAGAAATACGTGACCCTCATCCACGTGAAGGACCTCGTCCGTGGCATCGTCATGGCCGGCGAAAGCCCGAACAGCGTGGGAAAGACCTATTTCATCGGCAGCAAGAAGACGTATGGATGGAAGGAAGTCGGACAACTCACGCGCAAGGCCCTTGGCCGCGGCGCCGTGACGCTCCGCGTCCCCGAAGCCGGGGTCTACGTGATCGCAGCGTTCGCCGAGTTCTTCTCGCTGTTCTCGTCCAAGCCGGCGCTGATCAACTTTGAAAAAGCCCGGGACATGGTTCAGGATTACTGGACGTGTGATTCAGCGAAGGCGAAGCGCGATTTCGGTTATGAGCAGGAGATCACTCTTGAGGCCGGCATCAACGATACGATCGCGTGGTGCAGGCAGCAGGGGTGGTTGAAGTAA
- a CDS encoding pyridoxal phosphate-dependent aminotransferase family protein — translation MTPPEATAKKPVDLFQKCLAFTRADEIKAAGFYPYFRPIEENEGPVVTIEGRKIIMAGSNNYLGLTADPRVKEAAIKAIEKYGTGCSGSRYLTGTLDLHIELEARLAKFFHKEACLLFSTGYQTAQGIIPTLVQKGEYVLSDKDNHACIVAGNLMAKGAFAEMIRFKHNDMDDLERVMSKLPLEVPKLVVSDGVFSTTGLIVDLPRLVEVARKYNGRILIDDAHSTGVIGKGGRGTASHYGLEKEVDMTMGTFSKTFSSLGGFVAGDGPVINYLKHHAPALIFSASPTPASVAAALASLTILEAEPQRMDNLIRNADKMRQGFKALGFHVLDAQTAIVPVIIGEDMLTFKFWRELFDAGVFVNAFVSPGVPPGMAMLRTSYMATHEDKHLDRILETFTVIGKKLGVIS, via the coding sequence ATGACACCTCCTGAAGCGACCGCCAAGAAACCCGTTGACCTCTTCCAGAAGTGCTTGGCTTTCACCCGTGCGGATGAGATCAAAGCCGCGGGGTTCTACCCCTATTTCAGGCCGATCGAGGAAAATGAGGGGCCGGTGGTGACGATCGAGGGGCGCAAGATCATCATGGCCGGTTCCAATAACTATCTGGGCCTCACCGCCGATCCGCGTGTGAAGGAAGCGGCGATCAAGGCCATCGAGAAGTACGGCACGGGGTGCTCCGGTTCGCGCTACCTCACCGGTACACTCGATCTGCACATCGAGCTTGAAGCGCGCCTTGCGAAGTTCTTCCACAAGGAAGCCTGTCTGCTCTTCAGTACCGGGTACCAGACTGCGCAGGGGATCATCCCCACGCTGGTCCAGAAGGGCGAGTATGTGTTGTCTGACAAAGACAACCACGCATGCATCGTCGCCGGCAACCTGATGGCAAAGGGTGCCTTCGCCGAGATGATCCGTTTCAAGCACAATGACATGGATGACCTCGAGCGGGTGATGAGCAAGCTGCCACTCGAAGTGCCCAAATTGGTCGTCTCCGATGGCGTGTTCAGCACGACCGGTCTGATCGTTGACCTGCCCCGTCTGGTCGAGGTCGCCCGAAAATACAATGGGCGGATCCTCATCGACGATGCCCACTCCACCGGTGTGATCGGCAAGGGGGGCCGCGGGACCGCGAGCCACTACGGCCTGGAAAAAGAAGTGGATATGACGATGGGGACCTTCTCGAAGACCTTTTCGTCTCTCGGCGGGTTCGTCGCCGGCGACGGTCCCGTCATCAATTATCTCAAGCACCATGCTCCGGCACTGATCTTTTCTGCAAGCCCGACCCCGGCATCAGTGGCGGCTGCGCTTGCCTCGCTGACCATTCTGGAGGCGGAGCCGCAGCGGATGGACAACCTGATCCGCAACGCGGACAAGATGCGTCAGGGGTTCAAGGCACTTGGCTTCCACGTCCTTGATGCCCAGACCGCGATCGTGCCGGTGATCATCGGCGAGGACATGCTGACCTTCAAGTTCTGGCGCGAGCTGTTCGATGCCGGCGTGTTTGTGAATGCGTTCGTCAGCCCCGGTGTGCCTCCGGGCATGGCGATGCTGCGGACCAGCTACATGGCCACCCATGAGGACAAGCACCTCGACCGCATCCTCGAAACCTTCACGGTCATCGGCAAGAAGCTCGGTGTGATCAGCTGA
- a CDS encoding GNAT family N-acetyltransferase translates to MSSVTVRPLRSKKDEKVFIKFQWKPYEGNPYWVPPLLMDRRKLMDREHNPFYKHADAEFFLAERNGEVVGRIGAIINHNHNREHNENIGFFGFFECLDDQEVASSLFDEAVRWLKARGVTAVRGPVSPSVNDEVGMLVEGFDRSPAILMAYNPPYYPKLVETYGFTKVKDLYSWGLHQDQVFTDKLVRVSEAARQRQGLVFRKFNMKDFDNEVKRIHELYSKGWIHNWGEVPLTDEEFNYMAKDLKAIVNPEFVIFVEVKGRPVGFALALPDYNIILKGNKRGWLLPAILRMLFLKKRIDDSRIVMLGVLPEYLNSGIGGVLFYEIARRITNTGIPRGEASWVLEDNVMMNRGAHMLKGELIKRHRLYQMEL, encoded by the coding sequence ATGAGTTCCGTCACTGTTCGTCCCCTGCGTTCGAAAAAAGACGAGAAGGTTTTCATCAAGTTCCAGTGGAAGCCCTATGAGGGGAATCCGTACTGGGTGCCGCCCCTGTTGATGGACAGGCGCAAGCTGATGGACCGGGAGCATAACCCGTTCTACAAGCATGCGGATGCGGAATTCTTTCTGGCGGAGCGCAACGGGGAAGTGGTCGGGCGCATTGGCGCCATCATCAACCACAATCACAACCGCGAGCACAACGAGAACATAGGATTCTTCGGTTTCTTTGAATGTCTCGATGACCAGGAAGTGGCAAGTTCGCTCTTCGACGAGGCTGTCCGTTGGCTCAAGGCGCGCGGGGTGACCGCGGTGCGCGGGCCCGTAAGTCCGTCCGTCAATGACGAGGTCGGAATGCTTGTCGAAGGCTTCGACCGCAGTCCGGCGATCCTCATGGCGTACAATCCACCGTACTATCCCAAACTCGTCGAGACCTACGGATTCACGAAGGTGAAGGACCTCTATTCCTGGGGTCTGCACCAGGATCAGGTATTCACGGACAAACTGGTTCGTGTCTCGGAAGCCGCACGGCAGCGGCAGGGTCTGGTCTTCCGGAAGTTCAACATGAAGGACTTCGACAACGAGGTCAAGCGGATCCACGAGCTCTACTCGAAGGGTTGGATCCACAACTGGGGTGAAGTTCCGTTGACGGATGAGGAATTCAATTACATGGCCAAGGACCTCAAGGCCATCGTCAATCCTGAATTCGTGATCTTTGTTGAGGTGAAAGGGAGACCCGTCGGGTTCGCCCTCGCGCTGCCGGACTACAATATCATTCTGAAGGGGAACAAGCGCGGATGGCTCCTCCCGGCCATCCTCCGCATGCTGTTCCTCAAAAAGCGGATCGATGATTCGCGCATCGTCATGCTGGGAGTGCTCCCCGAGTACCTCAACTCCGGCATCGGCGGTGTGTTGTTCTACGAGATCGCACGCCGGATCACGAACACCGGGATCCCGCGCGGCGAAGCGAGCTGGGTGCTTGAAGACAATGTCATGATGAACCGCGGGGCGCATATGCTGAAGGGTGAGCTCATCAAGCGCCATCGTCTCTATCAAATGGAGTTGTAA
- a CDS encoding branched-chain amino acid transaminase gives MPVQKVDKIWMNGTMVNWDDARIHVLSHVIHYGTSWFEGIRCYNTEKGPAIFRLDLHVRRLLDSLKIYRTPLPWTQAQVEQGILDTIQVNKMKACYIRPVAYRGYGDVGVNPLACPVDLTIAVWEWGAYLGPEALGNGIDVCVSTWNRPAPNTFPTMAKAGGNYLLSQLMKVEAIQNGFAEAIALDVSGNLSEGSGENLFLVRDGIMFTPHLAASLLPGITRSSVMQLAREMGIEIREGAMPRESLYVADEMFFTGTAAEITPIRSVDKNVVGTGKPGPVTMALQKAFFDIVTKANDPHNWLKFVYTK, from the coding sequence ATGCCAGTACAAAAAGTCGATAAGATCTGGATGAACGGCACGATGGTCAACTGGGATGATGCCCGGATCCACGTTCTCTCGCACGTTATCCATTATGGCACCAGTTGGTTCGAAGGGATCCGCTGTTACAATACCGAGAAAGGTCCGGCGATCTTCCGGCTCGACCTTCACGTCCGTCGGTTGCTGGATTCCCTGAAGATCTACCGTACCCCGCTCCCATGGACCCAGGCGCAGGTGGAGCAGGGCATCCTGGATACGATCCAGGTGAACAAGATGAAGGCGTGCTATATCCGTCCGGTCGCCTATCGCGGGTACGGTGATGTTGGCGTGAATCCGCTGGCCTGTCCGGTGGACCTTACCATAGCCGTGTGGGAATGGGGGGCGTATCTCGGCCCCGAGGCCCTCGGCAATGGTATCGACGTCTGCGTCTCCACCTGGAACCGCCCGGCACCGAACACCTTCCCGACGATGGCGAAAGCCGGCGGCAATTACCTGCTCTCGCAGTTGATGAAAGTAGAAGCGATCCAGAACGGCTTTGCGGAAGCGATCGCACTGGATGTGTCGGGGAACCTGAGCGAAGGGAGCGGGGAGAACCTGTTCCTTGTCCGCGACGGCATCATGTTTACGCCACACCTCGCTGCGTCCTTGCTCCCCGGTATCACCCGTTCATCCGTCATGCAGCTTGCGCGCGAGATGGGCATCGAGATCCGCGAGGGCGCCATGCCGCGCGAATCGCTGTATGTCGCTGATGAGATGTTCTTCACCGGGACCGCGGCGGAGATCACGCCGATCCGGTCGGTGGACAAAAATGTGGTCGGGACCGGAAAGCCCGGCCCGGTCACGATGGCATTGCAGAAAGCATTTTTCGATATTGTAACCAAGGCCAACGATCCCCACAACTGGCTGAAGTTCGTGTACACGAAGTAA
- a CDS encoding universal stress protein has translation MKKTTRTAARTPRRAAHTSPAVRRKSPGPKRAAAPVTALGIRRILVPIDFSVHSKNALKYAVPMAGQFKAALHLVYVVEPTIYPADLGFGQVVLPRVEEELRQKGAEELQTLIEREIGRSVPATYAVRTGNPHHEILAEAEAQAVDLIIVATHGHSGVEHILFGSTADRIVHHAPCPVLTIRPA, from the coding sequence ATGAAAAAAACAACGCGAACGGCTGCACGAACACCCCGCCGGGCGGCCCACACGTCCCCGGCGGTGCGGAGGAAATCCCCGGGTCCGAAGCGGGCAGCCGCTCCTGTGACCGCGCTGGGCATCCGCCGGATCCTCGTCCCGATCGATTTCTCTGTCCACTCCAAGAATGCGTTGAAGTACGCCGTGCCGATGGCCGGCCAGTTCAAAGCAGCGCTGCATCTGGTCTACGTCGTGGAACCCACCATTTATCCCGCCGATCTCGGTTTCGGGCAGGTGGTGTTGCCCCGCGTTGAAGAAGAGCTGCGGCAGAAGGGTGCGGAGGAGTTGCAGACATTGATCGAGCGTGAGATCGGCCGATCGGTACCCGCGACGTACGCAGTGCGGACAGGCAACCCGCATCACGAGATCCTCGCGGAAGCGGAAGCGCAGGCGGTGGATCTCATCATCGTGGCCACGCACGGGCACAGCGGTGTTGAGCATATACTGTTCGGGAGCACAGCGGACCGCATTGTGCATCATGCGCCGTGTCCGGTCCTGACGATCAGGCCCGCATAG
- a CDS encoding polyprenyl synthetase family protein, producing the protein MDLQAIASPIQHHLPLFDRVFREAIRSRIGLVDLVTKYLVRQKGKKVRPILVLLSAELCGGVNEKSHRGAALVEILHTATLVHDDVVDDADTRRGLASINAVWKNKIAVLMGDYLLSRGLLVALDHDDFAFLKINSNAVRRMIEGELHQIQRSRKLDMDEEKYLRIIGDKTASLLSTCCEIGATSATDDPESQRRLREYGELVGLAFQIRDDILDYTGRRSITGKPTGLDLSEKKLTLPLVHALAHAQASERKEILGMIKAGGKKIDVRRIVRFAEERGGIAYATERARHYAAEAKEQIAAFPDSPSKASLAAFADFVVDRDK; encoded by the coding sequence GTGGACCTGCAGGCCATAGCGTCACCGATCCAGCATCACCTCCCGCTCTTCGACCGGGTCTTCCGCGAGGCGATACGTTCCCGCATCGGGTTGGTCGACCTCGTGACGAAGTACCTCGTGCGGCAAAAGGGCAAGAAGGTCCGCCCGATCCTCGTCCTCCTCAGCGCCGAACTCTGCGGCGGGGTGAACGAGAAGAGCCACCGGGGCGCAGCACTGGTGGAGATCCTGCACACCGCCACCCTCGTCCACGACGACGTGGTGGACGACGCGGACACGCGGCGCGGACTCGCCTCCATCAATGCGGTGTGGAAGAACAAGATCGCGGTGCTGATGGGCGATTACCTTCTGTCGCGCGGGCTGCTTGTTGCGCTCGACCACGATGACTTTGCGTTCCTGAAGATCAACTCCAACGCCGTCCGGCGGATGATCGAGGGCGAACTCCATCAGATCCAGCGCAGCAGGAAACTGGATATGGATGAAGAGAAGTATCTGCGCATCATCGGCGACAAGACCGCATCACTGCTTTCCACATGCTGCGAGATCGGGGCGACCAGTGCGACAGATGACCCCGAGTCGCAGCGCCGGCTGCGCGAGTACGGTGAACTCGTCGGGCTGGCATTCCAGATCCGCGACGACATCCTCGATTACACGGGACGCAGATCGATCACCGGCAAACCGACAGGCCTCGACCTCAGCGAAAAGAAGCTGACCCTGCCGCTCGTGCACGCCCTTGCCCATGCCCAGGCGTCGGAACGAAAAGAGATCCTCGGTATGATCAAGGCCGGCGGCAAAAAGATCGACGTCCGCCGCATCGTGCGCTTCGCGGAGGAGCGCGGCGGCATCGCCTACGCGACCGAACGGGCGCGCCACTACGCGGCGGAGGCGAAGGAGCAGATCGCGGCTTTCCCGGACTCGCCCAGCAAGGCATCGCTCGCGGCGTTCGCGGATTTCGTCGTCGACCGCGACAAGTGA